In a single window of the Caproicibacterium sp. BJN0003 genome:
- the citD gene encoding citrate lyase acyl carrier protein, whose translation MDIKKSAIAGTLESSDAQVTVEPGNGKVDFSLDSTVIHQFGNQIRATVLETLKRLGVNNVKITVVDRGALDCTLKARVECAVFRANDQTDNLPWGGAIK comes from the coding sequence ATGGACATTAAAAAGTCAGCCATCGCTGGAACATTGGAATCGAGTGATGCGCAGGTAACCGTGGAACCTGGAAACGGAAAAGTTGATTTTTCCCTTGACAGCACAGTCATCCATCAGTTCGGAAATCAAATTCGTGCAACTGTATTGGAAACTTTAAAACGACTGGGTGTCAACAACGTAAAAATTACCGTAGTAGATCGTGGTGCATTGGATTGTACGTTAAAGGCACGCGTAGAGTGTGCTGTTTTTCGCGCGAATGACCAGACCGATAATCTTCCATGGGGAGGGGCAATCAAATGA
- a CDS encoding LysR family transcriptional regulator codes for MNDRQLEYMLAIVKEGNISHAADKLRVSQPSLSQMIKQIENNLGTQIFKRYSNPIEMTYAGQQYISAAKKILMIQKNLHNEIHDINNEVCGVVRLGMPIQRGLELISYLLPKFYKKYPHVTLKLEENGSAAIEEMVLNGEIDIGCVTTYPHYEELDYRLVENEEMILFADKDTDFAKSIPAETPITLAQAQYESFIALKKGHSSRTIQDQLIMNYNIHPRILIETSSIEIAKRAAIACHAVMLCPRNYLNTTPDLLNQARIYPILDIQTKREFFICHRKDLYLPKYMRDLIEILLQAKRVEKGADDK; via the coding sequence ATGAATGATCGGCAATTAGAATACATGCTGGCGATTGTAAAAGAGGGCAATATCAGCCATGCAGCAGATAAGCTGCGGGTTTCACAACCCTCCCTCAGCCAAATGATTAAACAGATTGAAAACAATCTTGGTACACAGATTTTTAAGCGCTATTCCAATCCCATAGAAATGACTTACGCCGGACAACAATACATTTCTGCTGCGAAAAAGATTTTAATGATCCAAAAAAATCTGCACAATGAAATTCATGATATTAATAATGAAGTCTGCGGGGTTGTCCGCCTTGGAATGCCCATTCAACGAGGACTTGAGTTAATCTCCTATCTTTTGCCGAAATTTTATAAGAAATATCCTCATGTAACCCTTAAGTTAGAAGAAAATGGTTCTGCCGCCATTGAAGAAATGGTGCTCAATGGAGAGATTGATATTGGCTGTGTAACTACCTACCCCCATTATGAAGAATTAGACTATCGCTTAGTAGAAAACGAAGAGATGATCCTTTTCGCGGATAAAGACACCGATTTCGCAAAAAGCATTCCTGCTGAAACTCCAATCACGCTTGCTCAAGCCCAATATGAATCTTTTATTGCTTTAAAGAAGGGACACAGCAGCCGGACCATCCAAGATCAGCTCATAATGAACTATAATATTCATCCGCGCATTCTGATTGAGACCAGCAGTATTGAAATTGCAAAGCGCGCCGCTATTGCCTGCCACGCCGTTATGCTCTGTCCGCGCAATTACCTGAATACAACCCCGGATTTACTAAATCAAGCTCGTATCTATCCCATCCTCGACATTCAAACAAAGCGAGAATTCTTTATTTGTCACCGCAAAGATCTATATCTGCCAAAATACATGCGCGATCTAATTGAGATTTTGCTACAAGCAAAACGAGTTGAAAAAGGTGCAGACGATAAGTAA
- the citC gene encoding [citrate (pro-3S)-lyase] ligase, producing MAEYSASTIYPYDKRAIKKLDTLLNQEGIQHDKNLDYTMGLFDEEQNLVATGSCFGNTLRCLAVDSSHQGEGLMNIVVSNLIEHEYEMGRIDLFLYTKCEMAHRFSSMGFYEIARVDNKVVFMENRKTGFESYLQQLKEETAKNSLSASAKLQGAVIMNANPFTLGHQYLLKTAAKQCELLHVFIVSEDISLVPFSVREKLIREGSAQIQNLVYHTTGNYLISNATFPSYFLKDSDTVILAHAKLDVTIFIRIAQALNISVRFVGEEPFSHVTNLYNQIMNEQLEEHGLHCTIIPRLESAGTPVSASSARSALQNGNMELFKSLVPESTWHYFTSAEAEPVLEKIRASKNVIHY from the coding sequence ATGGCAGAATATTCAGCAAGCACTATTTATCCCTATGACAAACGAGCGATTAAAAAGCTTGATACTCTTCTCAATCAAGAAGGAATTCAGCACGACAAAAATTTAGATTACACCATGGGACTTTTTGATGAAGAACAAAACTTGGTTGCCACAGGCTCTTGTTTTGGGAATACACTGCGCTGTCTTGCAGTGGATAGTTCCCATCAAGGAGAAGGCCTTATGAATATTGTTGTCAGCAATTTAATAGAGCATGAATACGAGATGGGTAGAATAGATCTTTTTCTCTATACCAAGTGCGAGATGGCACATAGATTTTCCTCTATGGGATTTTATGAGATTGCACGAGTAGATAACAAGGTCGTTTTTATGGAAAATCGAAAGACCGGTTTTGAATCTTATCTGCAGCAATTAAAAGAAGAAACAGCAAAAAATTCGCTCTCTGCTTCTGCAAAATTGCAAGGTGCAGTCATCATGAATGCAAATCCTTTTACACTTGGACATCAGTATCTATTAAAAACCGCAGCAAAACAATGCGAATTATTACATGTATTTATCGTGTCGGAAGATATTTCACTCGTTCCATTTTCGGTTCGTGAAAAATTGATTCGAGAAGGTTCTGCACAAATTCAAAATCTTGTTTATCACACAACTGGGAATTATCTAATTTCAAATGCTACCTTTCCATCTTATTTTTTAAAAGATTCTGACACCGTGATTTTAGCGCATGCAAAACTGGACGTAACCATATTTATTCGTATTGCACAAGCATTAAATATTTCGGTTCGTTTTGTAGGAGAGGAGCCTTTTAGTCACGTAACAAATCTCTACAATCAAATTATGAATGAACAGCTAGAAGAGCACGGTCTTCATTGTACTATCATCCCACGCTTGGAATCTGCCGGAACTCCGGTGAGCGCTTCGTCCGCCAGAAGTGCCTTGCAAAACGGAAATATGGAACTTTTTAAATCTCTCGTACCGGAGTCGACTTGGCACTATTTTACTTCAGCTGAAGCGGAACCGGTTCTCGAAAAAATCCGCGCCTCTAAAAACGTTATTCATTACTAA
- the citG gene encoding triphosphoribosyl-dephospho-CoA synthase CitG produces the protein MDVQKILIGEHIELPQMLSARENRVQKQNQLLQQYQMTLISFTLNIAGPIKVFPLAVKTYEEGLELIKYQCKAMGIPICHLEESRFATGYEGYFCVQSDAFKVKKALTELEENSSLGRLFDIDVLDKNGQKISRTALSLPQRRCLVCGGPTFICSRSRTHSLNEILQHTISIMQDYFSEKYASHIASTAARALLYEVLATPKPGLVDKNNTGAHKDMDIVTFETSSLALLPYFKAFVNFGISHCKCDPGTLLPELRSIGIQAEIAMLRATKGINTHKGIIFSLGILETAFGICYGNSISINRSVLQDLCKKIASPMADDFLNLTEKSAMTNGEKLFVHYGIHGVRGEAISGFPVLFDVAFPKMEQLLQKNYNLNDTGVLTLFTILANSEDTNVISRSSYKRMTEIQHTLKEELANDLEHRDYLHFAQKLDQEFIAENISPGGSADILALSYFLHFLKQDSNLY, from the coding sequence ATGGATGTTCAAAAAATTTTAATTGGTGAGCACATAGAATTGCCGCAAATGCTTTCTGCGCGTGAAAATCGCGTTCAAAAGCAAAATCAGCTGCTGCAGCAATATCAGATGACACTGATTTCCTTTACGCTTAATATTGCCGGCCCCATAAAAGTCTTTCCGCTTGCTGTAAAAACTTACGAAGAGGGTCTTGAGCTAATTAAGTACCAATGCAAAGCGATGGGAATCCCTATCTGTCACTTGGAAGAAAGCCGCTTTGCGACGGGTTATGAAGGTTATTTTTGTGTTCAATCGGACGCATTTAAAGTAAAAAAGGCGTTGACCGAACTGGAGGAAAATTCTTCTTTGGGGCGGCTGTTTGATATTGATGTATTGGATAAAAACGGTCAAAAAATTTCTCGTACTGCTCTTTCTCTTCCCCAGCGCCGCTGTCTCGTCTGTGGAGGTCCCACTTTCATTTGCAGCCGTTCCCGCACTCATTCTTTAAATGAAATTTTGCAACATACCATTTCAATTATGCAAGATTACTTTTCGGAAAAATACGCTTCGCATATTGCTTCTACAGCAGCACGTGCCCTTCTCTATGAAGTTCTGGCTACTCCAAAGCCAGGATTAGTGGACAAAAACAACACCGGTGCTCATAAAGATATGGACATCGTCACTTTTGAAACGAGTTCGCTTGCCCTACTGCCCTATTTTAAAGCATTCGTAAATTTTGGAATCAGTCATTGCAAATGCGACCCTGGAACACTTTTACCCGAACTTCGTTCCATAGGGATTCAAGCGGAAATCGCCATGCTGCGTGCTACAAAAGGCATTAATACTCACAAAGGAATCATTTTTTCTCTTGGTATTTTAGAAACAGCATTCGGAATTTGTTATGGAAATTCAATCTCGATAAATCGTAGTGTCCTACAAGATCTATGTAAAAAAATTGCATCCCCCATGGCCGATGATTTTTTGAATTTGACCGAAAAAAGTGCAATGACAAACGGAGAAAAACTATTTGTGCATTATGGAATTCATGGAGTTCGTGGAGAAGCAATCAGTGGTTTTCCCGTCCTTTTTGATGTGGCATTTCCAAAAATGGAACAACTTCTACAGAAAAATTATAATTTGAACGATACTGGTGTTCTTACGCTTTTTACGATTCTTGCCAATTCAGAAGATACAAATGTAATCAGTCGCTCCTCTTATAAAAGGATGACAGAAATTCAGCACACCCTCAAAGAAGAACTGGCAAATGACTTAGAGCACCGAGATTATCTTCACTTTGCACAAAAACTGGATCAAGAATTTATTGCCGAAAATATTAGTCCCGGTGGCAGCGCTGATATTTTAGCATTGTCTTATTTTCTTCATTTTCTAAAACAGGATTCTAATTTATACTGA
- the spo0A gene encoding sporulation transcription factor Spo0A: MENYIKLIVSDDTADFQEEYAEGLSQAGLQVTYVPKDGTKLLESIEAQKPQAVLSWLFMPGLDAVGVMHALKEKNLDHMPLFIILSNFTSPTLEREVLSSGAAYLAVQPFNPEELAFRIHQLLKLEEPAPINESLEIQVTEILHQIGVPAHIKGYHYLRDSILMAIEDPDIINAVTKQLYPGVARRYNTTPSRVERAIRHAIEVAWDRGDVDILNSYFGYTIHNTRGKPTNSEFIAMISDRLRLHMKTAG; this comes from the coding sequence ATGGAAAACTATATCAAACTCATTGTTTCGGACGATACGGCGGATTTTCAGGAAGAATATGCAGAAGGCCTTTCGCAAGCGGGGCTGCAGGTTACATATGTGCCGAAGGACGGAACGAAACTTTTAGAGAGCATCGAAGCGCAAAAGCCGCAGGCAGTTTTAAGCTGGCTCTTTATGCCGGGTCTGGATGCTGTAGGGGTTATGCATGCTCTAAAAGAGAAAAATCTGGATCACATGCCGCTTTTCATTATTTTGAGTAATTTTACCAGTCCCACTTTGGAGCGAGAAGTCTTGTCGTCGGGTGCCGCTTATCTTGCGGTACAGCCGTTTAATCCTGAAGAATTGGCATTTCGAATTCATCAGCTTTTAAAATTGGAAGAGCCTGCGCCAATCAATGAAAGTCTTGAGATTCAAGTTACCGAAATTCTTCATCAAATCGGAGTCCCTGCGCATATTAAAGGATATCATTATCTCCGTGATTCTATTTTAATGGCGATTGAAGATCCGGATATTATCAACGCTGTGACGAAACAGCTTTATCCTGGAGTTGCCCGTAGATATAATACGACACCTTCCCGTGTAGAACGTGCAATTCGTCATGCGATTGAGGTTGCATGGGATCGTGGAGATGTTGATATTTTGAATTCGTATTTTGGATATACCATTCATAATACACGCGGCAAACCAACAAACAGTGAGTTTATTGCAATGATCTCGGACCGGCTTCGTCTTCATATGAAAACGGCTGGCTAA
- the nrdD gene encoding anaerobic ribonucleoside-triphosphate reductase, whose amino-acid sequence MKVIKRNGAEVEFDITKIITAVTKANAVVEEAERMTPTQIQRIAESVDFSCQKMNHAPSVEEIQDLVEDQIMAHGAFEVAKRYITYRYTQSLVRQSNTTDEKILTLIECCNEEAKQENSNKNPVVNSTQRDYMAGEVSRDLTERILLPKDIVEAHREGIIHFHDTDYYAQHMHNCDLVNLEDMLQNGTVITGTLIERPHSFSTACNIATQIIAQVASNQYGGQSISLAHLAPFVDVSRQKIRKIVQHEMDEIHAHPSEEEFHKLVEDRLHDEVCRGVQTIQYQVTTLLTTNGQAPFVTVFMYLNEAKNDQEKKDLALIIEETLKQRYQGVKNEKGVWVTPAFPKLIYVLEEDNIKEDAPYYYLTKLAAKCTAKRMVPDYISEKKMKEYKEGNCFPVMGCRSCLSPWKDENGNYQFYGRFNQGVVTLNLPDIALSSGGDIKKFWKIFDERLDLCYRALMCRHNRLMGTLSDVAPILWQYGACARLKKGEPIDKLLVGGYSTISLGYAGLYECVKYMTGKSHTDSSVTPFALQVMEYMNAACERWKKETNIGFGIYGTPLESTTYKFAKCLQKRFGIIPGVTDKGYITNSYHVNVTEEINAFDKLKFEAQFQHLSTGGAISYVEVPNMQDNLEAVLQVMKFIYDNIMYAELNTKSDYCQVCGWDGEIKIVEEDGKLVWRCPKCGNEDQDKMNVARRTCGYIGTQFWNQGRTEEIRDRVMHL is encoded by the coding sequence ATGAAGGTCATCAAGCGAAATGGCGCCGAAGTAGAATTTGATATTACAAAGATCATTACGGCTGTCACCAAAGCGAACGCAGTGGTCGAAGAAGCTGAGCGCATGACACCCACCCAAATACAGAGGATTGCAGAATCGGTGGATTTCTCCTGCCAAAAAATGAATCACGCTCCTTCTGTAGAAGAAATACAAGATCTTGTGGAAGATCAGATTATGGCACATGGCGCTTTTGAAGTTGCCAAACGCTATATTACCTATCGCTATACACAATCTTTAGTCCGTCAAAGCAATACGACCGATGAAAAGATTTTAACTTTGATTGAATGCTGCAATGAAGAAGCAAAGCAGGAAAATTCCAATAAAAATCCTGTTGTAAACTCTACGCAGCGCGACTATATGGCCGGTGAAGTTTCCAGAGACCTTACGGAACGCATTCTGCTTCCGAAAGATATTGTAGAAGCTCATCGTGAAGGAATTATCCATTTTCACGATACTGATTACTATGCACAGCATATGCACAACTGCGATCTTGTCAATTTGGAAGACATGCTTCAAAACGGCACTGTCATTACAGGCACTTTAATTGAACGTCCCCACAGCTTCTCAACAGCCTGCAATATCGCAACACAGATCATTGCGCAGGTCGCTTCCAATCAATACGGCGGACAGTCCATTTCTCTTGCACATCTGGCTCCATTTGTAGATGTAAGCCGCCAGAAGATCAGAAAAATCGTTCAGCATGAAATGGACGAAATTCACGCGCATCCTTCTGAGGAAGAATTCCATAAGCTGGTAGAAGATCGCCTTCATGACGAAGTCTGCCGTGGAGTTCAAACAATTCAATATCAGGTAACAACTTTGCTCACAACAAACGGCCAGGCTCCTTTTGTGACTGTCTTTATGTATTTGAATGAAGCAAAAAACGATCAGGAAAAGAAAGATCTGGCTCTGATCATTGAAGAAACTTTAAAGCAGCGTTATCAGGGCGTAAAAAACGAAAAAGGTGTCTGGGTTACTCCAGCTTTCCCAAAACTGATTTATGTGCTTGAAGAAGATAATATTAAAGAAGACGCTCCCTATTATTATTTAACAAAACTGGCTGCAAAATGCACTGCTAAGCGTATGGTGCCGGACTACATTTCTGAAAAGAAAATGAAAGAATATAAAGAGGGCAACTGCTTCCCTGTGATGGGCTGCCGTTCCTGCCTCTCTCCTTGGAAAGATGAAAACGGAAATTATCAGTTCTATGGACGCTTTAACCAAGGCGTTGTCACATTGAATCTGCCTGATATTGCACTTTCTTCGGGCGGCGATATTAAAAAATTCTGGAAGATTTTTGACGAGCGCCTTGATTTGTGCTACCGTGCACTGATGTGTCGTCATAATCGTTTAATGGGGACTCTCTCTGACGTTGCTCCGATCCTCTGGCAGTATGGTGCTTGTGCGCGGCTGAAAAAAGGCGAACCAATCGACAAACTTTTAGTCGGCGGCTATTCCACCATCTCTTTGGGATATGCTGGTCTCTACGAATGCGTCAAATATATGACTGGAAAGAGCCATACAGATTCTTCTGTTACGCCATTTGCATTACAGGTAATGGAGTATATGAATGCAGCTTGTGAGCGCTGGAAGAAAGAAACCAATATCGGATTCGGAATTTATGGAACACCGTTGGAATCCACCACTTATAAATTTGCAAAATGTTTACAGAAACGTTTTGGAATTATTCCGGGAGTTACAGACAAGGGATATATTACGAACAGCTATCATGTAAATGTTACCGAAGAGATTAACGCATTCGATAAGCTAAAATTTGAAGCGCAGTTCCAGCATCTTTCTACCGGCGGAGCAATCAGCTATGTAGAAGTGCCTAACATGCAGGACAATCTTGAAGCTGTTCTTCAGGTCATGAAATTTATTTATGACAACATTATGTACGCTGAACTTAATACGAAATCGGATTATTGCCAAGTATGCGGTTGGGATGGCGAAATTAAGATTGTCGAAGAAGATGGAAAGCTTGTCTGGAGATGCCCAAAATGCGGCAATGAGGATCAGGACAAAATGAATGTTGCGCGTCGTACCTGCGGATATATTGGCACACAGTTCTGGAATCAGGGCCGTACGGAAGAAATTCGCGATCGCGTCATGCACCTATAA
- the nrdG gene encoding anaerobic ribonucleoside-triphosphate reductase activating protein, whose amino-acid sequence MYYGEIKDCDIANGEGVRISLFVSGCTNHCENCFQPQTWDFHYGKPFTEETEEKILHMLEPPFINGLTVLGGEPFEPKNQKILLPFLKKVRKTLPQKTIWCFSGFTLEELKKEDSYPRCESTDEMLSLLDILVDGRYVEKLHDISLRFRGSSNQRLIDLNATRKNGSITLWNGWK is encoded by the coding sequence TTGTATTACGGAGAAATCAAAGACTGCGATATCGCAAATGGTGAAGGCGTTCGAATTAGCCTATTCGTTTCCGGCTGTACCAATCACTGTGAAAATTGCTTTCAGCCGCAAACTTGGGATTTTCATTACGGAAAACCTTTTACAGAAGAAACAGAAGAAAAAATTCTTCACATGCTGGAACCTCCTTTCATTAATGGTTTAACCGTTTTGGGCGGAGAACCTTTCGAACCAAAAAATCAAAAAATTCTTCTTCCTTTTTTAAAAAAAGTGCGGAAAACATTGCCGCAGAAAACCATTTGGTGCTTTTCTGGATTTACCTTGGAAGAACTAAAAAAAGAAGATTCCTATCCGCGATGTGAATCAACAGATGAAATGCTTTCTCTGTTGGATATCTTAGTGGACGGCAGATATGTCGAAAAGCTGCATGACATTTCTCTTCGTTTTCGAGGCAGTTCCAATCAACGTTTAATTGATCTAAATGCAACTCGCAAAAATGGTTCTATCACTCTTTGGAATGGATGGAAATAA
- the spoIVB gene encoding SpoIVB peptidase, which translates to MYSVRKNSKLISAFLLIAAILSGLVNIVPAESKNVIAASSLSEKQVILCGTPFGIRLFTSGVVVVGTADIQTNEGTVNPPAKSGIQVGDIVTGVNGKEVNSNEEVSEAIRKSGGQVIQLSLLREGKAFTAALQPVASPAGYRAGLWVRDSTAGIGTLTFYDPDTKIFAGLGHGICDPDTNELMPLLSGDVVPVTISGIRKGVQGTAGELQGYFASDTAIGTLCQNGTCGVFGSLRENPQGETISVMSADEVHAGPVKILSTIDQNGPKAYDACIEFVNGHGGDSKNMVLKITDSELLEKTGGIVQGMSGSPILQDGKLAGAVTHVFVNDPTRGYGILAVNMISADSQNQETFAGSLLPAVRIL; encoded by the coding sequence TTGTATTCGGTCAGAAAAAATTCAAAATTAATTTCTGCTTTTCTTTTAATTGCAGCAATATTATCCGGACTGGTTAATATTGTTCCGGCTGAATCAAAAAATGTTATCGCTGCATCTTCTTTGTCAGAAAAGCAGGTGATTCTTTGTGGAACTCCGTTTGGTATCCGCTTGTTTACAAGTGGTGTAGTAGTGGTCGGAACTGCGGATATTCAAACGAATGAAGGGACTGTTAATCCACCGGCAAAATCGGGAATACAGGTAGGAGATATTGTCACAGGTGTAAATGGAAAAGAAGTCAATTCTAATGAAGAAGTTTCAGAAGCAATTCGAAAAAGTGGGGGACAAGTTATACAGCTTAGTCTTTTGCGAGAAGGAAAAGCATTTACAGCAGCTTTGCAACCAGTAGCTTCTCCAGCAGGATATCGGGCAGGACTTTGGGTGCGAGATAGTACTGCCGGGATCGGGACGCTAACTTTTTATGATCCTGATACCAAAATTTTTGCGGGATTAGGTCATGGAATTTGCGACCCAGACACGAATGAATTGATGCCGCTTCTTTCTGGTGATGTTGTCCCTGTTACAATCAGTGGAATTCGAAAAGGAGTGCAGGGCACTGCAGGAGAATTGCAGGGATATTTTGCTTCAGATACTGCGATAGGAACACTCTGCCAAAATGGAACCTGTGGGGTCTTTGGTTCGCTTCGAGAAAATCCGCAGGGAGAAACAATTTCAGTGATGTCTGCCGATGAGGTACATGCAGGGCCAGTCAAAATTCTTAGTACAATTGATCAAAATGGACCCAAAGCCTATGATGCATGTATTGAATTTGTGAACGGTCATGGCGGAGATTCAAAGAATATGGTGCTAAAAATAACGGATTCAGAACTTCTCGAAAAAACAGGCGGAATTGTACAGGGAATGAGTGGCAGTCCAATTTTACAGGATGGAAAGCTTGCGGGAGCAGTTACTCATGTTTTTGTTAATGATCCTACCAGGGGATATGGGATTTTAGCAGTCAATATGATTTCTGCCGATTCTCAGAATCAGGAAACTTTTGCCGGATCCCTGCTTCCCGCAGTTAGAATTTTATAA
- a CDS encoding ABC transporter substrate-binding protein translates to MRKNWAQKSIAFLFSALMIASLCIVPASAEEDTEAAPDTGVTINVYNWGEYISNGVDGTLDVNAEFTKRTGIHVNYTTFDTNESLYSKLSGGGAEYDVIIPSDYMISKLIDEGMLEKLDFDKIPNFKYIDDQFRNPAYDPENAYSVPYTWGVIGIFYNKNYVNASETTSWKVLWDPKYKGKILMFDNPRDSFGIAQKILGQSYNTTNASDWEAAANLLKQQKPLVQAYVMDQIFDKMDGGEAWLAPYYAGDAATLVENNPNIGFTIPTDEPTNSFVDAACIPKGSSHKEEAEAYINFLCDPEIAAANVSYIGYSTPESAAKKLLPEETVENPIYYPPKEIMDKAEVYVNLPEDTNMLLDTLWAEVKMGGSGESATLMAVLAAFLLLYIGIVIHKKRKRKRELQ, encoded by the coding sequence ATGAGGAAAAACTGGGCTCAAAAAAGCATAGCGTTTTTGTTTTCCGCGTTGATGATTGCTTCTCTTTGTATTGTTCCGGCTTCGGCAGAGGAGGATACAGAAGCAGCACCTGATACAGGTGTTACGATTAATGTTTATAATTGGGGAGAATATATCAGCAACGGAGTTGATGGAACGCTGGATGTAAATGCCGAATTTACAAAACGGACAGGGATTCATGTAAACTATACGACTTTTGATACAAATGAGTCGTTATATTCAAAGCTTTCCGGCGGCGGAGCGGAATATGATGTCATTATTCCGTCAGATTACATGATTTCCAAACTCATTGATGAAGGTATGCTCGAAAAATTGGATTTTGATAAAATTCCCAATTTTAAATATATCGATGATCAGTTTCGCAATCCTGCATATGATCCCGAGAATGCATATTCAGTTCCTTATACTTGGGGCGTCATTGGCATTTTTTACAATAAAAATTACGTAAATGCGAGTGAGACGACAAGTTGGAAAGTCCTCTGGGATCCAAAATATAAAGGAAAAATCTTGATGTTTGATAACCCGCGGGATTCTTTTGGAATTGCACAAAAGATTCTGGGGCAATCCTATAATACGACAAACGCAAGTGATTGGGAGGCAGCTGCCAATCTTTTAAAGCAGCAGAAACCTTTGGTACAAGCCTATGTGATGGATCAGATCTTCGATAAAATGGATGGAGGAGAAGCATGGCTTGCTCCTTATTATGCCGGAGATGCGGCAACGCTGGTTGAAAACAACCCCAATATCGGGTTTACAATTCCTACAGATGAGCCAACGAATTCTTTTGTGGATGCTGCTTGTATTCCGAAGGGAAGTTCTCATAAGGAAGAAGCCGAGGCTTATATCAATTTCCTTTGTGATCCGGAAATTGCGGCCGCAAATGTCAGCTATATTGGATATTCCACTCCAGAGAGCGCCGCAAAGAAACTTTTGCCGGAAGAAACAGTAGAAAATCCAATCTATTATCCTCCTAAGGAAATTATGGATAAGGCAGAAGTTTATGTAAACTTGCCGGAAGATACCAACATGCTTTTGGATACGCTTTGGGCAGAAGTTAAAATGGGAGGTTCTGGAGAGTCAGCGACTTTAATGGCGGTTTTGGCAGCATTTTTACTGCTTTATATTGGGATTGTGATTCATAAAAAGCGAAAACGAAAGCGCGAATTGCAATAA
- a CDS encoding ABC transporter permease gives MKALSKVYCFFIYLFLYAPIVVLIVFSFNDSTTMSRSVWSGFSFKWYGQLFSDRLIMQALGNTILIAVVAAVVSTILGTAAAIGINSLKRWPRRLVMNITNLPMVNPEIVTGVSMMLLFVIAVRAMNTSLGIGSIMIAHITFCLPYVILSVRPKLSQMDPNLYEAALDLGYHPSQAFFKVVLPEILPGIVTGMIMAFTLSIDDFIISYFTSGTTQTLPIYIYSMTRKRISPEINALSTLLFAIVLVLLLIVNLRKEKENKEILQEEEEP, from the coding sequence ATGAAAGCGCTCTCAAAAGTATATTGCTTTTTTATTTATCTCTTTCTATATGCACCGATTGTTGTGCTGATTGTTTTTAGTTTTAATGACAGCACGACAATGAGTCGTTCTGTATGGTCTGGGTTTTCATTTAAATGGTATGGGCAACTTTTCAGTGACCGCTTGATTATGCAGGCATTGGGAAATACGATTTTGATTGCTGTTGTTGCAGCAGTTGTCAGCACGATTTTGGGCACAGCTGCAGCAATTGGAATTAATTCGCTGAAACGTTGGCCACGCCGGTTGGTGATGAACATAACAAATCTTCCGATGGTGAATCCCGAAATTGTAACAGGCGTTTCGATGATGCTTTTGTTTGTGATTGCCGTTCGGGCGATGAATACTAGTCTGGGGATCGGCAGCATTATGATTGCACATATCACGTTTTGTTTACCTTATGTAATCCTTTCTGTCAGGCCGAAGCTTAGCCAGATGGATCCGAATTTGTATGAGGCGGCGCTCGATTTAGGATATCATCCTTCACAGGCATTTTTCAAAGTGGTCCTTCCGGAAATCCTTCCGGGGATTGTTACCGGAATGATTATGGCTTTTACGCTTTCAATTGATGATTTCATTATCAGTTACTTTACAAGCGGCACTACACAGACGCTGCCGATTTACATTTATTCGATGACTCGTAAGCGGATCAGCCCGGAAATTAATGCGCTGTCGACCTTGTTATTTGCTATTGTTTTGGTTCTTCTTTTGATTGTGAATTTGCGGAAAGAAAAAGAAAATAAAGAAATTCTGCAAGAAGAGGAGGAGCCATAA